A portion of the Acidisarcina polymorpha genome contains these proteins:
- the moeB gene encoding molybdopterin-synthase adenylyltransferase MoeB: MATTLELPATLPDLSNEEIARYSRHLLLPEVGMEGQKKLKAAKVLCVGTGGLGSPLALYLAAAGIGTLGLVDFDVVDTSNLQRQIIHTTNDVGRPKIDSAEEKLKALNPFINIVKYETMLTSANALEIIREFDVIADGTDNFQTRYLVNDACVLTGKPNAYGSIFRFEGQASVFATKDGPCYRCLYPEPPPPGLVPSCAEGGVLGILPGLVGVIQATEAIKLILGQGEPLIGRLLLVDALNMHFRELKLRKNPDCPVCGTNPTVTELIDYDQFCGIVPPAPMESAMNNGIPQISVTDFKKKQDAGEDIFLLDVREPHEYQIANIGGHLIPLGDLPARVNELDSSREIVVHCKMGGRSQQAAEFLQQAGFRKIQNLAGGIQAWSEQVDPTIPKY; encoded by the coding sequence ATGGCAACAACTCTTGAACTTCCCGCGACCCTGCCCGATCTCAGCAATGAAGAGATTGCGCGCTATTCCCGCCACCTGCTCTTGCCCGAAGTCGGCATGGAGGGGCAGAAGAAGCTGAAGGCCGCCAAGGTGCTGTGCGTGGGCACTGGCGGCCTGGGTTCGCCGCTGGCGTTGTATCTGGCCGCTGCCGGCATCGGCACGTTAGGCCTCGTCGACTTTGACGTCGTGGATACCAGCAATCTTCAACGGCAGATCATCCACACCACCAACGATGTAGGCCGTCCCAAGATTGACTCGGCGGAAGAAAAGCTGAAGGCGCTGAACCCCTTCATCAACATCGTAAAGTACGAGACGATGCTCACCAGTGCGAACGCGCTGGAGATCATTCGCGAGTTCGACGTGATTGCTGATGGCACGGATAACTTCCAGACCCGCTACCTGGTAAACGATGCCTGCGTTCTCACCGGCAAGCCAAATGCTTATGGCTCAATCTTCCGTTTTGAGGGACAGGCTAGCGTCTTCGCGACGAAAGATGGCCCCTGCTATCGCTGCCTTTACCCGGAACCACCGCCGCCAGGGCTAGTTCCCTCCTGTGCCGAAGGCGGTGTCCTGGGGATACTTCCCGGACTGGTGGGCGTGATTCAGGCGACAGAAGCGATCAAGCTCATTCTTGGCCAAGGCGAGCCGCTGATTGGGCGCCTGCTGCTGGTCGATGCGCTCAACATGCATTTCCGTGAGCTAAAGCTTCGAAAGAACCCGGACTGCCCGGTCTGCGGAACAAATCCGACGGTCACGGAGCTTATCGACTATGACCAATTCTGCGGCATCGTGCCGCCTGCCCCCATGGAGAGTGCAATGAACAATGGAATTCCCCAGATTTCGGTGACTGACTTCAAAAAGAAGCAGGATGCCGGCGAAGATATCTTCCTGCTTGATGTTCGCGAACCGCATGAGTATCAGATTGCGAACATCGGCGGACATTTGATTCCGCTTGGTGACCTGCCGGCGCGGGTGAACGAACTGGACTCCAGCCGTGAGATCGTGGTGCACTGCAAAATGGGTGGACGCAGTCAGCAGGCGGCGGAGTTCCTGCAGCAGGCAGGCTTCCGCAAAATCCAAAATCTTGCCGGTGGCATTCAGGCGTGGTCCGAACAGGTCGATCCTACAATCCCTAAGTATTGA
- a CDS encoding PIN/TRAM domain-containing protein — protein sequence MDLILIRVVFVLVLGVAAYYFQPLGLSPWISALAGAAAAGLMIVFELRVRALSLKRLLGAVIGSTLGIFGAFLFAAVLRNSIPAGGLQEMLQILVLLFMSYVGLVVGANKGDLLNLSALGDLFNTETTTGHSLKLLDTSAIIDGRIADMAETGFLEGTLAIPEFVLHELQMVADSSDGSKRQRGRRGLDILQRMQANAQLTVEILHEDFPQIKEVDLKLIELAKKLRAKIVTNDFNLNKVAHLHKVPVLNINDLANSLRPVVLPGERMNVVILKEGKEYNQGVGYLDDGTMVVVDHARRMIGRAIEITVTSVLQTASGKMIFGRVDELAPKPETMRAISGEVREMSGD from the coding sequence ATGGACTTGATTTTGATCCGCGTTGTCTTCGTCCTGGTCCTTGGAGTTGCGGCTTACTACTTCCAGCCGTTAGGTTTGAGCCCGTGGATCTCCGCGCTGGCCGGGGCGGCCGCAGCGGGTTTAATGATTGTCTTCGAGCTCCGTGTGCGGGCGCTCAGCCTTAAGCGTCTGCTGGGTGCGGTGATTGGGAGCACGCTCGGCATCTTTGGCGCATTTCTCTTCGCCGCGGTCCTGCGCAACAGCATCCCTGCGGGAGGCCTGCAGGAGATGCTTCAAATTCTAGTCCTGCTGTTCATGTCCTATGTCGGTCTGGTTGTCGGAGCGAACAAGGGGGATCTGCTGAACCTCTCGGCTCTTGGCGATCTCTTCAATACCGAGACGACTACCGGCCATAGCCTGAAGCTGCTCGATACCAGCGCCATCATCGATGGCCGCATCGCCGATATGGCGGAGACCGGATTCCTCGAAGGAACTCTGGCGATTCCCGAGTTCGTCCTGCATGAGCTCCAGATGGTGGCTGATTCCTCGGACGGTTCCAAGCGGCAGCGGGGCCGGCGCGGACTGGACATCCTGCAGCGCATGCAGGCGAATGCGCAACTCACCGTTGAGATCCTGCATGAGGATTTCCCGCAGATCAAGGAGGTCGACCTGAAGCTGATCGAGCTGGCTAAGAAGTTACGGGCCAAAATCGTCACCAACGACTTCAACTTGAATAAAGTCGCCCATCTGCATAAGGTCCCGGTCCTGAACATCAACGACCTGGCGAACTCGCTTCGTCCGGTCGTGCTGCCGGGCGAGCGCATGAATGTAGTCATCCTTAAAGAGGGCAAAGAATACAACCAGGGCGTAGGCTATCTCGATGACGGAACCATGGTGGTTGTCGACCATGCGCGGCGAATGATTGGACGGGCCATAGAAATCACCGTCACGTCGGTTCTGCAAACCGCCTCCGGCAAGATGATCTTTGGCCGGGTCGACGAACTCGCTCCAAAACCGGAGACGATGCGCGCCATCAGCGGCGAAGTTCGCGAAATGTCCGGGGATTGA
- a CDS encoding acyl-CoA desaturase, which translates to MTTLATETPIKTGETASLPTTQQKSEEFNWVFFVTIALFHLLALAAIAQSALHFRWSSVVVFLATWIVGQNVGIGMSYHRQLTHRGYVTPKWLEYLMAGCGTMALQGGPLYWVAVHRMHHQYTDKPGDPHSPRDGAWWSHMGWILSGSLHNESKVLSRYAPDLAKDSAHQWLSRFHWLPVTIVGVGLLLAGAAFGGWGCGISWALWGVFLRVTIGMHVTWLVNSATHMWGSRRFETRDDSTNNWLIALLTGGEGWHNNHHAHPVSARHGMAWYELDFNYMGIQLLELLGLARNVHALDAKAALAKSQGR; encoded by the coding sequence ATGACGACCCTGGCTACGGAAACTCCTATCAAGACCGGCGAAACTGCCTCTCTGCCCACGACCCAACAGAAATCGGAAGAGTTCAACTGGGTCTTCTTTGTCACTATCGCCCTCTTCCACCTTTTGGCGTTGGCAGCCATTGCGCAGTCGGCCCTGCATTTCCGCTGGTCCTCCGTGGTGGTGTTTCTGGCAACCTGGATTGTCGGCCAGAATGTCGGCATCGGCATGAGCTACCACCGGCAATTGACACACCGCGGCTATGTCACTCCCAAGTGGCTCGAATACCTGATGGCCGGCTGCGGAACCATGGCGCTGCAAGGCGGACCGCTCTATTGGGTGGCCGTCCATCGAATGCATCACCAGTACACCGATAAGCCGGGCGATCCGCATTCCCCTCGGGACGGCGCCTGGTGGTCGCACATGGGTTGGATTCTGAGCGGCTCGCTCCACAACGAATCGAAGGTCCTTTCGCGATATGCGCCCGACCTTGCCAAGGACTCCGCTCATCAGTGGCTCAGCCGCTTCCACTGGCTTCCGGTCACTATAGTAGGCGTAGGCTTGCTGCTCGCCGGAGCGGCCTTTGGAGGCTGGGGCTGCGGAATCTCCTGGGCGCTCTGGGGAGTCTTTCTGCGAGTAACGATCGGGATGCACGTGACTTGGCTGGTCAATTCGGCAACGCATATGTGGGGTTCGCGGCGCTTTGAAACCCGTGACGACTCGACGAATAACTGGTTGATCGCGCTGTTGACCGGCGGTGAAGGCTGGCACAACAACCATCACGCCCACCCCGTATCCGCCCGCCATGGGATGGCATGGTATGAGCTTGACTTCAATTACATGGGCATCCAGCTGCTGGAGTTACTCGGTCTGGCTAGAAATGTCCACGCACTGGACGCAAAGGCCGCCTTGGCGAAGTCCCAGGGGAGATAG
- a CDS encoding PAS domain-containing protein gives MAASGVISKLRVEHALASMSDAFVLLDSEFRIAYMNPAAERTAGVSAGELLGATHWEAWPASRGTEVERRYRQAMLTGEAQHFQHHYVSETHDLWLEIHAHPGGGGLAIYFRDLSERKLEQEGAARIERAYKAALSNTPDLVYVFDLNHRFVYANEALLTMWGRTWNDAIGKTCLELGYPEWHAAMHDREIDQVVATRRSVRGEVPFAGTHGRRIYDYIFVPVIGPGGEVESVAGTTRDVTERQQSEQVLRASEERLRLAQNAGQLATWDWDIATGEVVWTNDSDWIYGRAPAEMTPIDRCAAAVHEEDRDATTQALQRTLEDGVEYNHEFRVIWPDQSVHWLVGRGKAIYDADGRPARVLGVNWDITARKQAEDILRNERSRLAELLQQAPALMALLRGPDHIFEVTNPLYQELIGGRTVIGKPIRSALPETAQQDLIDALDQVYRTGEPFTAHGHSIDFARHSGQPLERRYLNLTYQPMRDADGNVSGVILLGVDVTEARKAEEALRQSEKLAAVGRLAASISHEINNPLEAVTNLLYLMQTDQALSPETRSYLETAQSEITRITHITTQTLRFYRQSTRAARIKVRGILDSVAVLYERRLRHADVTLTVHSRTLRPVMIYAGELRQIVANLVGNALDAVGSNGRIEMRERPATDWKSGRKGVLVTVADSGHGIGPEIMPRLFDPFFSTKGQTGTGLGLWVSKEIVEKNGGRIRVRSRQQEPHRGTVFSVFLPDLDVQEPISSSREYLAPVSKAPVNFGIQP, from the coding sequence TTGGCCGCTTCCGGAGTGATCTCGAAGCTTCGCGTCGAGCACGCCCTTGCGAGTATGTCCGATGCGTTCGTTCTGCTGGACTCCGAGTTTCGGATCGCCTACATGAATCCGGCCGCCGAACGGACCGCGGGAGTGAGCGCCGGTGAGCTTCTTGGGGCTACGCACTGGGAGGCGTGGCCAGCCTCTCGCGGCACCGAGGTGGAGCGCCGCTACCGCCAAGCGATGCTTACCGGCGAGGCCCAGCACTTTCAGCACCACTACGTCAGCGAGACGCACGATCTATGGCTAGAGATCCACGCTCATCCCGGGGGTGGGGGGCTGGCCATCTATTTCCGCGATCTCTCCGAGCGGAAGCTTGAACAGGAGGGGGCTGCGCGCATCGAACGCGCCTACAAAGCCGCTTTGTCGAATACCCCCGATCTCGTCTATGTCTTCGACCTGAACCATAGGTTCGTCTATGCGAATGAGGCCCTGCTCACCATGTGGGGACGGACATGGAACGACGCCATCGGCAAGACCTGCCTCGAGCTTGGTTATCCAGAGTGGCATGCGGCGATGCATGATCGTGAGATCGATCAGGTGGTGGCCACCCGCCGCTCTGTCCGCGGAGAAGTACCCTTCGCCGGCACCCACGGTCGTCGCATCTATGACTACATTTTCGTGCCGGTCATTGGACCTGGCGGGGAAGTGGAATCGGTTGCGGGAACTACCCGCGACGTCACCGAGCGCCAGCAATCGGAACAAGTCTTGCGGGCTAGTGAAGAACGGCTTCGCCTGGCCCAGAATGCAGGCCAGTTGGCCACCTGGGACTGGGACATCGCCACTGGTGAGGTGGTTTGGACAAACGATAGTGATTGGATCTACGGCCGGGCCCCCGCGGAGATGACCCCTATCGATCGTTGCGCGGCTGCAGTCCACGAAGAGGATCGGGACGCGACCACTCAGGCGCTTCAGCGAACGCTCGAGGACGGGGTCGAATATAACCATGAGTTCCGTGTGATCTGGCCCGACCAATCTGTTCATTGGCTGGTCGGTCGCGGCAAGGCCATCTACGATGCTGACGGCCGCCCGGCTCGCGTCCTGGGCGTTAATTGGGACATCACCGCGCGCAAGCAGGCTGAAGACATTCTGCGCAACGAGCGGAGTCGCCTGGCAGAGCTGCTACAGCAAGCCCCGGCATTGATGGCGCTCCTGCGCGGTCCGGATCACATCTTTGAAGTCACCAACCCGCTTTACCAGGAGCTCATCGGCGGTCGCACCGTGATCGGCAAGCCGATCCGCTCGGCTCTTCCAGAGACCGCCCAGCAGGATCTGATCGATGCCCTGGATCAGGTCTATCGAACTGGTGAGCCGTTCACGGCGCACGGCCACTCGATCGACTTCGCCCGTCACTCCGGTCAACCGCTCGAACGCCGCTACCTGAACCTTACCTACCAGCCAATGCGGGACGCGGACGGAAACGTCTCAGGTGTCATCCTGCTCGGCGTCGACGTGACCGAGGCGCGAAAAGCTGAGGAGGCACTGCGCCAAAGCGAAAAGCTGGCTGCCGTTGGACGCCTCGCCGCGTCGATCTCTCACGAGATTAACAATCCGCTCGAAGCTGTCACGAACCTTCTGTACCTGATGCAGACTGACCAGGCGCTCTCGCCAGAGACTCGCTCCTATCTGGAAACGGCCCAATCTGAGATCACGCGCATCACGCACATCACCACCCAGACATTGCGCTTCTATCGCCAGAGCACCAGGGCTGCCCGTATCAAAGTCAGGGGGATCTTGGATTCGGTTGCAGTACTCTACGAGCGTCGTCTCCGGCATGCCGATGTAACGCTTACGGTGCACTCCCGTACATTGAGGCCGGTCATGATCTACGCTGGGGAGCTGCGGCAGATTGTCGCCAATCTGGTCGGAAATGCGCTCGACGCAGTAGGCTCGAATGGCCGCATCGAGATGCGCGAAAGACCTGCGACCGACTGGAAATCGGGACGCAAGGGTGTTCTGGTCACAGTGGCGGACAGCGGCCATGGCATAGGTCCGGAGATCATGCCGCGCCTCTTCGATCCATTCTTCAGTACTAAAGGCCAGACCGGTACTGGGCTGGGCCTGTGGGTCAGCAAAGAAATTGTCGAAAAGAACGGCGGTCGAATTCGCGTTCGCTCCAGACAGCAGGAGCCGCACCGGGGGACGGTCTTTTCAGTGTTTTTGCCCGACTTGGATGTCCAAGAGCCAATTTCTTCAAGCCGCGAGTACTTAGCGCCAGTCTCAAAGGCTCCCGTAAACTTTGGGATCCAGCCGTAG